From Streptosporangium album, the proteins below share one genomic window:
- a CDS encoding DUF2637 domain-containing protein, with product MLILALIAGAGSFTHIRDTATEHGQSGWMAWAVAICVDLTCVMAARERQRDKKNGRQRDGWISWPTLVLVGGIVLSLAANLAQAEPSAWGWITAATPAGAFLIAVSMLERRASEARPEPSPALVPVPDAVPEITSEPVTAVPLPGLAVPGQNGPQHGTENGQNDAGPAGALVDYARRIADEHHARHGRPITRDTLRARLGVSSQLASDLLHALRDNPEPA from the coding sequence ATGCTGATCCTCGCGCTCATCGCCGGGGCGGGCAGCTTCACCCACATCCGCGACACCGCCACCGAACACGGGCAATCCGGCTGGATGGCCTGGGCCGTGGCCATCTGCGTCGACCTCACCTGCGTCATGGCCGCCCGGGAACGGCAACGCGACAAGAAGAACGGCCGCCAGCGGGACGGCTGGATCTCCTGGCCGACTCTCGTTCTCGTCGGCGGGATCGTCCTGTCGCTGGCCGCGAACCTCGCCCAGGCCGAACCCTCCGCCTGGGGCTGGATCACCGCCGCGACCCCGGCCGGCGCGTTCCTGATCGCGGTCTCCATGCTGGAGCGCCGCGCCTCCGAAGCCCGTCCTGAGCCGTCCCCGGCACTCGTCCCCGTTCCGGACGCCGTACCAGAGATCACTTCGGAACCCGTCACCGCCGTTCCGCTACCCGGCCTCGCCGTACCTGGCCAGAACGGACCGCAGCACGGTACCGAGAACGGTCAGAACGACGCCGGGCCGGCGGGCGCGCTCGTCGACTACGCGCGCCGCATCGCCGACGAACACCACGCCCGGCACGGCAGACCCATCACCCGCGACACCCTGCGCGCCCGACTCGGGGTGTCCAGCCAACTCGCCTCCGATCTCCTGCACGCCCTACGCGACAACCCCGAACCCGCCTGA
- a CDS encoding FtsK/SpoIIIE domain-containing protein — protein MIDLGHPLLKVLAALLMLIVWRRWAPLSYWYVLVFPRKAVWLRWTWRHVASGCGLTKKRHRWWFTTVPGLVASTGVVQVKRRFQRVAVDTKPWMGLPRPVRYGFRITFHLLDGQVPDDYAKVCERLAHAWRIEAVRVVGSRPGRVTLQGITRDPLTHVAPATPPAEPRDGWRADDLLRPIVGVLETGAAWRMDLRLIPHWMNAGATQSGKSNLINALIVGLAPQPVALVGFDLKGGVELSAYAARLTALATSRDECLDLLSDLIAVMGARMLACRRSGVRDIWQLPDAARPIPVVVLVDELAELYLTADKAEKDQVTRTATALLRIAQLGRAFGIHLVLSDQRIGSDLGPGVTALRAQIGGRVCHRVNDPETAVMTLGDLDPDALVAARSIAPELPGVAVITGSDGRWYRARSGYVSTTTAEHAADTYAGVTPSWNQVAASGLGHELPSPDDTPELAA, from the coding sequence GTGATCGACCTCGGCCACCCCCTGCTCAAGGTCCTCGCCGCCCTGCTGATGCTGATCGTCTGGCGGCGCTGGGCTCCGCTCTCCTACTGGTACGTCCTCGTCTTCCCGCGCAAAGCCGTCTGGTTGCGCTGGACCTGGCGGCATGTCGCCTCCGGCTGCGGGCTGACCAAGAAGCGGCACCGCTGGTGGTTCACCACCGTCCCCGGTCTGGTCGCCTCGACCGGCGTCGTGCAGGTCAAGCGGCGCTTCCAGCGGGTCGCGGTCGACACCAAGCCGTGGATGGGGCTGCCCCGGCCGGTGCGGTACGGCTTCCGCATTACCTTCCATCTGCTCGACGGCCAGGTGCCCGACGACTACGCCAAGGTTTGCGAACGGCTCGCGCACGCCTGGCGGATCGAAGCGGTCCGCGTGGTCGGCTCCCGGCCCGGCCGTGTCACCCTGCAAGGGATCACCCGCGACCCTCTAACCCACGTCGCACCCGCCACGCCTCCGGCTGAGCCGCGCGACGGCTGGCGGGCCGATGACCTGCTGCGGCCCATCGTCGGGGTGCTGGAGACCGGCGCGGCCTGGCGGATGGACCTACGACTGATTCCGCACTGGATGAACGCCGGCGCCACCCAATCCGGCAAGTCCAACCTGATCAACGCGCTCATCGTCGGCCTGGCCCCGCAACCGGTCGCCCTGGTCGGCTTCGACCTCAAAGGCGGGGTAGAGCTGTCGGCCTATGCCGCCCGGTTGACCGCGCTGGCCACCAGCCGCGACGAATGCCTCGACCTGCTCAGTGACCTGATCGCGGTGATGGGCGCGCGGATGCTCGCCTGCCGCCGCTCCGGGGTGCGCGACATCTGGCAACTCCCCGACGCCGCGCGGCCGATCCCGGTCGTGGTCTTGGTGGATGAGTTGGCCGAGCTGTACCTGACCGCCGACAAAGCCGAAAAGGATCAGGTCACCCGAACCGCCACCGCGCTGCTACGCATCGCCCAGCTCGGCCGCGCCTTCGGCATCCACCTGGTGCTGTCCGACCAACGCATCGGCTCCGACCTCGGCCCCGGCGTCACCGCGCTGCGCGCCCAGATCGGCGGGCGCGTCTGCCACCGGGTCAACGACCCCGAAACCGCAGTGATGACGCTCGGCGACCTCGACCCCGACGCCCTGGTAGCCGCCCGCTCCATCGCCCCCGAACTACCCGGCGTCGCCGTGATCACCGGAAGCGACGGCCGTTGGTACCGCGCCCGATCCGGCTACGTCTCCACCACCACCGCCGAACACGCCGCCGACACCTACGCAGGCGTCACCCCTTCCTGGAACCAGGTCGCCGCCTCCGGCCTCGGCCACGAACTGCCCTCTCCCGACGACACTCCCGAACTCGCCGCCTGA
- a CDS encoding SCO3933 family regulatory protein, giving the protein MRTIPIPVDVTKLQITCVKPAKPRLVNKDTGEIKRDKDGNVMYELTLLFEDDFGRMELVKVSTTPEPQVIAGEEIVPVGLVGYVWEQGGRWGISYRAASFLPAGSTTSAPSARTGADL; this is encoded by the coding sequence ATGCGCACCATCCCCATCCCCGTCGACGTCACCAAGCTCCAGATCACCTGCGTCAAGCCCGCCAAGCCCCGCCTCGTCAACAAGGACACCGGCGAGATCAAGCGCGACAAGGACGGCAACGTCATGTACGAACTCACCCTGCTGTTCGAAGACGACTTCGGCCGCATGGAACTCGTCAAGGTCAGCACCACCCCCGAACCCCAGGTCATCGCCGGAGAGGAGATCGTCCCGGTCGGCCTGGTCGGCTACGTCTGGGAACAGGGCGGACGCTGGGGCATCTCCTACCGGGCCGCCTCCTTCCTCCCCGCCGGCTCCACCACCTCCGCCCCCTCGGCCAGAACGGGGGCGGACCTGTGA
- a CDS encoding winged helix-turn-helix domain-containing protein, whose product MMVEKTGRPAYLQIVDELHGQIRAGTLTPGTALPSIAQLCERFDVSASVVKAAISVLRTEGLVIGQQGKGVFVRDTPAETTEPEPSGATAEILDQLALMRQGIKELGDRLVALEAAVFEEQR is encoded by the coding sequence ATGATGGTGGAGAAGACCGGCCGACCGGCCTACCTGCAAATCGTCGACGAGCTACACGGCCAGATCCGCGCTGGCACGCTCACCCCCGGCACGGCCCTGCCGTCCATCGCCCAACTGTGCGAGCGCTTCGACGTCTCCGCCAGCGTCGTCAAAGCCGCGATCAGCGTGCTCCGCACAGAGGGCCTCGTAATCGGCCAGCAAGGCAAGGGCGTCTTCGTCCGCGACACCCCCGCCGAGACCACCGAACCGGAGCCCTCCGGCGCGACCGCGGAGATCTTGGACCAGCTGGCCCTGATGCGCCAGGGCATCAAGGAACTGGGGGATCGGCTCGTCGCTCTGGAGGCGGCAGTCTTCGAAGAACAACGGTGA
- a CDS encoding AAA family ATPase, which yields MKTTQRPGWTPSRLREHREAHGLTLEAAGERLRQAAARHGLSVPAGSLQTLWGHEHGTTFPGPHYRRAYCLLYETTEPELGFRPALPGESQKAEIVISDLPAPADPDADNAAAQVIEAAFTKVSIGGITSGDSPPALLRGRVVDAWRRRHGGGSPKPILVLVGGYAGSGKTEFSRFLSDITGWAFLDKDSLTRCIVERLLVSLGGDPHDRHTDLYLKEVRPFEYRCLMETAWDNLKVGTSAILSAPFIAELKDEAWFTRLENRCAAKGVDVAAIWVRCDTESMREYIEFRGAARDAWKLDNWEQYAEGLQVEVSPPTAHVTVDNRLGAAISLADQTREALKRILT from the coding sequence ATGAAGACGACCCAGCGCCCCGGCTGGACCCCCTCCCGCCTGCGGGAACACCGCGAAGCCCACGGTCTGACCCTGGAGGCCGCCGGCGAACGGCTCCGCCAGGCCGCCGCCCGCCACGGCCTGAGCGTCCCGGCGGGCAGTCTCCAAACCTTATGGGGACACGAGCACGGAACGACGTTCCCCGGCCCGCATTACCGGCGCGCTTACTGCCTGCTCTATGAGACCACCGAGCCCGAACTCGGCTTTCGTCCCGCTCTGCCCGGTGAATCACAGAAAGCGGAAATCGTGATTTCCGATTTGCCTGCGCCCGCTGATCCCGACGCCGACAACGCCGCCGCCCAGGTCATCGAAGCAGCCTTCACCAAGGTCTCCATCGGCGGCATCACCTCAGGCGACTCACCGCCGGCTTTGTTGCGCGGCCGGGTGGTCGACGCCTGGCGCCGACGCCACGGCGGAGGCAGCCCCAAACCCATCCTCGTCCTCGTCGGCGGATACGCCGGATCCGGCAAGACCGAGTTCTCCCGCTTCCTGTCCGACATCACCGGCTGGGCGTTCCTGGACAAAGACTCCCTCACCCGGTGCATCGTCGAACGGCTACTCGTCTCCCTCGGTGGCGACCCCCACGACCGCCACACCGACCTGTATCTCAAAGAGGTCCGCCCCTTCGAGTATCGGTGCCTGATGGAGACCGCGTGGGACAATCTCAAGGTCGGGACCTCGGCCATCTTGTCGGCGCCGTTCATCGCGGAACTGAAGGATGAGGCGTGGTTCACCCGGCTGGAGAACCGGTGCGCGGCCAAGGGCGTTGACGTGGCGGCGATCTGGGTGCGCTGCGACACCGAGTCCATGCGCGAGTACATCGAGTTCCGCGGAGCCGCCCGGGACGCGTGGAAGCTGGACAACTGGGAGCAGTACGCCGAAGGCTTGCAGGTCGAGGTCAGCCCGCCCACCGCGCACGTGACGGTGGACAACCGGCTCGGTGCGGCGATCAGCTTGGCCGACCAGACCCGCGAAGCCCTCAAGCGGATCCTGACGTGA
- a CDS encoding guanylate kinase, which translates to MSGLQGIILYGPPASGKDTVTAALGRLDSRFVLLPKLKVGTGRAHGYEFVSAEHLDKLRDAGRLLVETRRYGNVYAVDRQVIEDRHAAGYVPVAHMGNIRDLRHLIGTVPDGWLRVLLWVPREVTEQRSHARGDADTGNRLTAWDETLADLEANTDTGFFHLRIHTDRLSVNAAADEIMNAYDRLRMAACPHGQECHP; encoded by the coding sequence GTGAGCGGTCTGCAAGGGATTATTCTGTATGGCCCGCCGGCCAGCGGTAAGGACACCGTCACCGCCGCCCTCGGTCGGCTGGACTCGCGGTTCGTGCTGCTGCCCAAGCTCAAGGTCGGCACCGGCCGGGCGCACGGGTATGAGTTCGTCAGCGCCGAGCACTTGGACAAGCTTCGCGACGCCGGGCGTCTGCTGGTCGAGACCCGCCGCTACGGCAACGTCTACGCCGTCGACCGCCAGGTGATCGAAGACCGGCACGCCGCCGGCTACGTCCCCGTCGCGCACATGGGCAACATCCGTGACCTGCGCCATCTCATCGGCACGGTTCCGGACGGATGGCTTCGCGTACTGCTGTGGGTTCCCCGCGAAGTGACCGAACAGCGCTCCCACGCCCGCGGCGACGCCGACACCGGCAATCGCCTGACCGCGTGGGACGAGACCCTCGCCGACCTGGAGGCCAACACCGACACCGGCTTCTTTCATCTGCGCATCCACACCGACCGGCTCAGCGTGAATGCAGCCGCGGACGAGATCATGAACGCCTACGACCGGCTACGGATGGCCGCGTGTCCTCACGGGCAGGAGTGCCATCCGTGA
- a CDS encoding IS1634 family transposase produces MYVKTTSRKTKNGTAVRYLHLAHNEWDPVAGRSVPKILHSFGREDQLDRTAITRLVASLSKLLDPAEALAATTAPGLAFLESRPYGGTYALDQIWRRLGIDQILIQLLQGRRGRPRDVSAERVLFALVANRALAPSSKLAAADWISNDAHIDGLAATSDDACYRAMDWLHDVRERLEAEIYNQVANQLNLEVDLLFFDTTSTYFELDEADEPIARDEHGLPVSPSASASASASDGDGDGDGDGEQDRAGFRTYGKSKDSRDDLPQIVIGMAVTRSGIPVRVWSWPGNTSDSALIRQVKDDMRDWTLSKIVWVADRGFASAANRRYLRRGDHHYIIGEKLRSDSPEITTALSRQGRYADITANMRIKEVKVSEHERFVICHNPEAAARDAHVREQLITQLRELIDGSDTLSVIKRAELRGKISARPALNRYLRTTPGGRLRINARAINAEANLDGKYLLRCSDPHLPAADIAVGYKQLLQVERGWRDMKSIIDLRPVYHRREERIRAHVILCWLALLLVRIIENTVGDTWVSIRRHLNRLQIGTFHGPAGRFRQRTEPTKVHRDLLTKLGIAAPQQIIELAALS; encoded by the coding sequence ATGTATGTGAAGACCACCAGCCGGAAGACCAAGAACGGCACGGCAGTCCGCTACCTGCACCTGGCCCACAACGAGTGGGACCCGGTCGCAGGTCGCTCCGTGCCCAAAATCTTGCACAGCTTCGGCCGGGAAGACCAACTCGACCGCACCGCGATCACCCGGCTGGTCGCCTCTCTATCCAAGCTGCTGGACCCGGCCGAAGCACTGGCCGCCACCACGGCCCCCGGCCTGGCGTTCCTAGAATCACGCCCTTACGGCGGCACCTACGCACTGGACCAGATATGGCGCCGGCTGGGCATCGACCAGATCCTCATCCAGCTCCTGCAGGGCCGCCGCGGCCGGCCCCGTGACGTCTCGGCCGAGCGGGTGCTGTTCGCTCTGGTCGCCAACCGCGCCCTGGCTCCGTCGTCCAAACTGGCTGCCGCCGACTGGATCAGCAACGATGCCCACATCGACGGCCTGGCCGCCACCAGCGACGACGCCTGCTACCGGGCCATGGACTGGCTACACGACGTCCGCGAACGACTGGAGGCCGAGATCTACAACCAGGTCGCCAACCAGCTCAATCTGGAGGTGGACCTGCTGTTCTTCGACACCACCAGCACCTACTTCGAACTCGACGAGGCCGACGAGCCGATCGCTCGCGACGAGCACGGACTGCCGGTCTCCCCATCCGCATCCGCATCCGCATCCGCATCCGACGGCGACGGCGACGGCGACGGCGACGGCGAGCAGGACAGGGCCGGATTTCGCACCTACGGCAAGTCCAAGGACTCCCGCGACGACCTGCCGCAGATCGTCATCGGCATGGCCGTCACCCGCTCCGGCATCCCGGTCCGGGTATGGTCCTGGCCGGGCAACACCTCCGATTCAGCGTTGATCCGGCAGGTCAAGGACGACATGCGGGACTGGACCCTGTCCAAGATCGTGTGGGTGGCCGACCGCGGGTTCGCCTCCGCGGCCAACCGCCGCTACCTGCGCAGGGGCGATCATCACTACATCATCGGCGAGAAGCTGCGCTCCGACAGCCCCGAGATCACCACCGCGCTGTCGCGGCAGGGCCGCTACGCCGACATCACCGCGAACATGCGCATCAAAGAGGTCAAGGTCAGCGAGCACGAACGGTTCGTGATCTGCCACAACCCCGAGGCGGCCGCCCGCGACGCCCACGTCCGCGAGCAACTCATCACCCAACTGCGCGAGCTGATCGACGGCTCCGACACGCTGAGCGTGATCAAACGGGCCGAGCTACGCGGGAAGATCAGCGCCAGGCCCGCGCTGAACCGCTATCTGCGCACCACCCCCGGCGGGCGCTTACGGATCAACGCCCGCGCGATCAACGCTGAGGCCAACCTGGACGGCAAATACCTGCTGCGCTGCTCGGACCCGCATCTACCGGCCGCCGACATCGCCGTCGGCTACAAGCAGCTTTTGCAGGTCGAGCGCGGCTGGCGCGACATGAAGTCGATCATCGATCTGCGGCCCGTCTACCACCGCCGCGAGGAACGTATCCGCGCCCATGTCATCTTGTGCTGGCTGGCCCTGCTGCTGGTCCGCATCATCGAAAACACCGTCGGCGACACCTGGGTGAGCATTCGCCGTCACCTCAACCGTCTGCAGATCGGTACCTTCCATGGCCCCGCGGGCCGCTTCCGTCAGCGCACCGAGCCCACCAAGGTCCACCGCGACCTGCTGACCAAACTCGGTATCGCTGCGCCCCAGCAGATCATCGAGCTCGCTGCTCTCTCCTGA
- a CDS encoding GntR family transcriptional regulator, with amino-acid sequence MDWDTGEYVWKQVADVIRQRIKDGQYRPRTPIPSEIRLAEELGVAKGTIRKAVGRSPLHAPAERHLR; translated from the coding sequence ATGGACTGGGACACCGGTGAATACGTGTGGAAGCAGGTTGCCGACGTGATCCGGCAGCGCATCAAGGACGGTCAGTACCGCCCGCGCACTCCTATCCCCTCCGAGATCCGCTTGGCCGAAGAGCTCGGTGTTGCCAAGGGAACCATCCGCAAGGCAGTAGGTCGGAGCCCTCTACACGCTCCCGCAGAAAGGCACCTTCGTTAG
- a CDS encoding reverse transcriptase domain-containing protein, giving the protein MQAKLHRWATADSGRRFDDLFNLVHDPATLLMAFERVAGNMGARTPGVDGLTVAQVEEYIGVSGFLDDLRAQLKTGTFRPLPVRERLIPKPGGAGKLRRLGIPTVADRVVQAALKLVLEPIFEAGFLPVSYGFRPRRRAQDAIAEIHYFGTRGYRWVLDADIEAAFDNVAHPPVMDRIRARVKDKRVLALVKAFLKAGILTELGEHRDTPTHGPGMLRI; this is encoded by the coding sequence ATGCAGGCCAAGCTTCACCGTTGGGCAACGGCCGATTCTGGCCGCCGTTTCGACGATCTGTTCAACCTCGTGCACGACCCGGCGACGCTGCTGATGGCGTTCGAGCGGGTCGCGGGCAACATGGGAGCCCGCACTCCCGGCGTGGATGGCCTGACGGTCGCCCAGGTCGAGGAGTACATCGGAGTTTCCGGGTTCCTGGATGACCTGCGTGCTCAACTCAAGACGGGCACGTTCCGTCCGCTACCGGTACGGGAACGTCTGATCCCCAAGCCCGGTGGAGCTGGAAAACTCCGCCGTCTGGGGATTCCCACGGTGGCCGACCGGGTCGTCCAGGCCGCGCTGAAGTTGGTGCTGGAACCCATCTTCGAGGCCGGCTTCTTGCCGGTCTCCTACGGGTTTCGGCCCCGGCGACGCGCGCAGGACGCGATCGCTGAGATCCACTACTTCGGCACCCGCGGCTACCGCTGGGTGCTGGACGCGGACATCGAGGCGGCCTTCGACAACGTCGCGCATCCACCGGTGATGGACCGGATACGCGCCCGCGTGAAGGACAAACGCGTACTGGCGCTGGTCAAGGCGTTCCTCAAAGCCGGGATTTTGACCGAACTCGGCGAACACAGGGACACCCCGACCCACGGCCCCGGCATGTTGAGGATTTGA
- a CDS encoding ISAs1 family transposase: MPSGRGGEGGLRARFRVICDKRAVYNTLHSLESILAVAAFGTATVGGDTVTAISHWADDAPQEILAGLGCRRDPFTGRHYPPSERTLRRVLAQTDGDELDRQTCSYLAGGHDVRDLSAPGHGERAGERDGGDGREIPAELRVGQGCEREGRRAAQRTRERPRPAGMLEAGAADGKTVRGAGHGQASAPQLLSLLHHRRGVVLGQRQIADKTNEVPELAPLLADALCGSDVAVITADALHTARESARQISEDFGCYYVLVLKENQPSLLAAAQARLAPGTDADHERAGTGHTEADRGHGRIESRTIRTALAIGLDFPHAAQLFRIVRHVADLDGHGTSKEVAYGITNAPPDVAGPAHLSTYVRQHWSVENSEHYVRDRTFHEDDCQARTGQLPHVLATLRNLVISTFRQRGHVNIAHARRHYTHVPQRLLTLFTL; the protein is encoded by the coding sequence GTGCCATCCGGTCGTGGTGGTGAGGGCGGGCTGAGGGCGCGATTCCGGGTTATCTGTGACAAACGGGCCGTCTACAACACGCTGCATTCCCTGGAGTCGATTTTGGCGGTGGCCGCGTTCGGTACGGCGACGGTGGGAGGGGACACGGTGACCGCGATCAGCCACTGGGCCGATGATGCCCCGCAGGAGATCTTGGCCGGGCTGGGGTGCAGGCGCGATCCGTTCACCGGTCGGCACTATCCGCCCAGCGAACGCACCCTGCGCCGGGTCCTGGCCCAGACCGACGGGGACGAGCTGGACCGGCAGACCTGCTCCTACCTGGCCGGCGGCCACGACGTCCGCGATCTGTCGGCACCGGGCCACGGGGAACGGGCCGGAGAGCGGGACGGGGGCGATGGCCGGGAAATTCCCGCCGAGCTCCGCGTCGGTCAGGGCTGTGAGCGTGAGGGGCGCCGGGCCGCTCAGCGGACGCGGGAGCGTCCTCGGCCTGCGGGGATGCTGGAGGCAGGCGCGGCTGACGGCAAGACCGTGCGCGGCGCGGGCCATGGGCAGGCGAGCGCACCGCAACTGCTGTCGTTGCTGCATCACCGCCGTGGCGTGGTGCTGGGTCAGCGGCAGATCGCCGACAAAACCAACGAGGTGCCCGAGCTCGCGCCCCTGCTGGCCGACGCCTTGTGCGGCAGCGACGTGGCCGTTATCACCGCGGATGCGTTGCACACCGCCCGCGAAAGCGCCCGGCAGATCAGCGAGGACTTCGGCTGCTACTACGTGCTTGTCCTCAAGGAGAACCAGCCCAGTCTCCTGGCCGCGGCCCAGGCCCGGCTCGCCCCTGGAACGGATGCAGACCACGAGCGGGCCGGCACCGGGCACACCGAGGCCGACCGAGGCCACGGCCGCATCGAAAGCCGCACCATCCGCACCGCGCTCGCCATCGGTCTGGACTTCCCGCACGCCGCACAGCTCTTCCGGATCGTGCGACACGTCGCCGACCTGGACGGCCACGGCACCAGCAAAGAGGTGGCCTACGGGATCACCAACGCGCCCCCGGACGTGGCCGGTCCCGCGCATCTGAGCACCTACGTTCGCCAGCACTGGAGCGTGGAAAATTCCGAGCACTACGTCCGAGATCGCACCTTCCACGAGGACGACTGCCAGGCCAGAACCGGACAGCTGCCTCACGTCCTGGCCACCCTACGCAACCTGGTCATCAGTACGTTTCGTCAACGCGGTCATGTCAACATCGCGCACGCCCGCAGGCATTACACCCACGTCCCACAACGACTCCTCACGCTGTTCACCCTGTGA
- a CDS encoding reverse transcriptase domain-containing protein has product MPGPCTPTGTPQGGILSPLIFNIAMSALDEHLHGPWKDGGTMSTLGRRAYRRRHAMPNWRLVRYADDCAPRTLMEVVM; this is encoded by the coding sequence ATGCCGGGGCCGTGCACCCCGACCGGCACCCCGCAAGGGGGCATCCTCTCACCGCTGATCTTCAACATCGCCATGTCGGCGCTCGATGAGCACCTGCACGGTCCTTGGAAAGACGGCGGGACGATGAGCACCCTTGGCCGACGGGCCTACCGTCGTCGCCATGCCATGCCGAACTGGCGTCTCGTCCGCTACGCGGACGACTGTGCGCCACGAACGCTGATGGAGGTTGTGATGTAG
- the ltrA gene encoding group II intron reverse transcriptase/maturase, whose amino-acid sequence MSELRQQDKPFQIDKWKVWEAFQRVKANKGAAGVDEESIAQFEADRDRNLYRIWNRLSSGSYFPPPVKAVEIPKPQGRGVRVLGVPTVADRVAQTVVRMYLEPKVEPIFHPDSYGYRPGKSALDAVGACRVRCWRKDWVIDMDIRAFFDTVPHDLVLKAVAKHLSPDQRWILLYVQRWLTAPMQRQDGTLVARDRGTPQGSAISPLLANLFMHYAFDAWLAREFPALGFERYCDDAVVHCGSRRQAEYVRDAIAMRLAQVGPEAVKLIETSGYLRCLY is encoded by the coding sequence GTGAGCGAACTCAGGCAGCAGGACAAGCCGTTTCAGATCGACAAGTGGAAGGTCTGGGAAGCGTTTCAGAGAGTCAAGGCCAACAAGGGGGCGGCGGGGGTCGATGAGGAGTCGATCGCGCAGTTCGAGGCCGATCGGGACCGGAATCTGTATCGGATCTGGAACCGGTTGTCCTCAGGCTCGTACTTCCCGCCGCCGGTGAAAGCGGTGGAGATCCCCAAGCCGCAAGGGCGAGGGGTGCGGGTGCTGGGCGTGCCGACCGTGGCCGACCGGGTGGCCCAGACGGTGGTGCGGATGTATCTGGAGCCGAAGGTCGAACCGATCTTCCATCCGGATTCCTACGGCTATCGGCCGGGCAAGTCGGCGCTGGATGCGGTTGGGGCGTGCCGGGTGCGGTGCTGGCGGAAGGATTGGGTGATCGACATGGACATCCGGGCCTTCTTCGACACCGTGCCGCATGACCTGGTGCTCAAGGCCGTCGCCAAGCACCTTTCACCGGATCAGCGGTGGATCCTGTTGTATGTCCAGCGGTGGTTGACCGCTCCGATGCAACGGCAGGATGGCACCCTGGTCGCCCGAGATCGCGGGACCCCGCAGGGGTCGGCGATTTCACCTTTGCTGGCTAACCTGTTCATGCATTACGCGTTCGACGCCTGGCTGGCCCGGGAATTTCCGGCGCTTGGTTTCGAGCGTTACTGCGATGACGCGGTGGTGCACTGCGGCAGCCGCCGGCAGGCCGAATACGTGCGAGACGCGATTGCAATGCGTCTGGCGCAGGTCGGCCCGGAAGCTGTCAAACTGATTGAGACATCAGGCTACTTGCGGTGTTTGTACTGA
- a CDS encoding IS3 family transposase, whose protein sequence is MEAAVGTQHACRILGRSRAGVYRKRHPRPRVARERTPFHHPAELSQEERAHVLAVLDSPRFVDRSPGQVWAILLDEGTYLCSQATMYRLLRERGSSGERRAQAVHPAKKKPELEADGPNQVWSWDITKLKGPSRGVYYLLYVIIDIFSRKTVWWEIWPTETGTLAREFIEHAIEANGGIAPGAIHADRGTSMTSNTVSGLLALLGIDQSHSRPRVSNDNPYSEAQFKTLKYCPAFPGTFGSIEDANVFCGQFFRYYNNEHRHSGIGMHTPASVHDGSAAEIHAKRVATLNAAFLAHPERFRGRRPCPPPLPTRVWINKSSTTLQTETSVQTPQVA, encoded by the coding sequence CTGGAAGCCGCCGTCGGCACGCAGCACGCGTGCCGGATCCTCGGGAGATCCCGCGCCGGCGTGTATCGGAAACGCCATCCCCGGCCGCGCGTGGCGCGTGAGCGCACGCCGTTTCATCATCCGGCCGAGTTGTCGCAGGAAGAACGCGCGCACGTGCTGGCGGTGCTGGACTCGCCCCGGTTCGTCGACCGGTCCCCGGGCCAGGTGTGGGCGATCCTGCTGGACGAGGGCACCTACCTGTGCTCGCAGGCCACCATGTACCGGCTCCTTCGCGAACGCGGCTCCTCCGGCGAGCGCCGCGCCCAGGCCGTCCATCCGGCGAAGAAGAAACCCGAACTGGAAGCCGACGGGCCGAACCAGGTGTGGTCCTGGGATATCACGAAACTGAAAGGACCTTCGCGCGGCGTCTACTATCTCCTGTACGTCATCATCGATATCTTCTCCCGTAAAACCGTCTGGTGGGAGATCTGGCCGACGGAAACAGGAACCCTTGCCAGAGAGTTCATCGAGCACGCCATTGAGGCCAATGGTGGGATTGCCCCGGGCGCGATTCACGCCGACCGCGGCACGTCGATGACGTCGAATACCGTCTCCGGCCTGCTCGCGTTGCTGGGGATCGATCAGTCCCATTCACGGCCGCGCGTGTCCAACGACAACCCGTACTCGGAAGCGCAGTTCAAGACGCTCAAATATTGTCCCGCGTTTCCTGGAACGTTCGGGTCCATCGAAGATGCCAACGTCTTTTGCGGCCAGTTCTTCCGATATTACAATAACGAACACCGCCATTCCGGTATCGGAATGCACACCCCGGCGTCCGTGCACGACGGCTCCGCGGCCGAGATCCACGCCAAACGGGTCGCCACCTTGAACGCGGCCTTCCTGGCCCACCCCGAGCGGTTCCGCGGTCGTCGGCCCTGCCCGCCGCCGCTGCCCACCCGAGTGTGGATCAACAAGTCATCCACGACCCTCCAGACCGAGACCTCAGTACAAACACCGCAAGTAGCCTGA